Genomic DNA from Vanrija pseudolonga chromosome 3, complete sequence:
CCATCACACACGCTGCACCATGATCATCGCGCTGGTCGGCACGCCCTCAGCGGGCAAGCACACGATACTGGAGTACCTAGTGGCCAAGCACGACTTTGTGCGGCTCGACCTGGCGCGGGGCGCTCCTTCCACGGCGCCATCGTCGCTACACACGCCTGcagacctcggcgcgctgtccctcggcgaggtgagCTGTCGTCCAGCACAAGCAGAGTCAAGCCAGCTAACCCCCGCCAGCCGACGACCTTTGCCTCGCctgacgcgctgctcgactaCACGACGCGTAACTGGCAGCACAACTACGTCACCACTGCCCTCAGCACGcatgccgacgtcgagccgtTCCTCAAAAGGCCGttcttcctcctcgttggcgtcgacgggccGCTGCGGAGCCGCTTTGAGAGAGAACGCGCGAAGAATGCGTGGGTTGCACCTCATGTATCTCGGGGccagctgacccgccagcgccctcacgctcgacgcgttcgtcgacgcgcacgacgcgctgcttAACGGCAGCGTCGCCCCTCCTGCCCCCTCACGCGCCGACGgagccctcgccgcgccgacgccgacacaGGGCAAGGCGCCCGTAGGCGAAGTCGCGCGCTTGCCTACCCCCAGTCCTGCGCCGACCGACCtggcgcgcgtgctcgccctcgcccatgTGACCGTGTTCAACCGCTTCCCGACCGTGGCCGAGCTGTACGCGCACCTCGATaagctcgacctgctcgacgagcagaggCTGCGGCCTGGGTGGGACATGTACTTTATGGTGAGTGGTGCCGAGCAGAGCGCGTGcggggtgtggtgtggtgccAGCGGCTTCGGCCGCATGCCCGAACCTGCCCAACCCACTCCGAGCTCTTGGCTCCGCGGTGCAGCGGCGAGGAACGCCGCTGGACGCCGAGCACTTGGCAccaacgagcagcagcggcctcgTCTCCGTGCCCGCTAACCCCCGCAGACGCTCGCGTCCCTCGCCTCCCACCGGAGCAACTGCATGAagcgccgtgtcggcgcgctgctcgtccgCTCGAAGCGTATCGTGTCGACGGGGTATAAtggcacgccgcgcggcacgcgcaaCTGCAACCAGGGGGGCTGTCCGCGGTGTAATGGCCCCGCGaagggcggcgagtcgcgTGAGTTGTCAGCAGAGGATCGCAACGAACGCAGCTCACACTCCGCCCCAG
This window encodes:
- the SPBC2G2.13c gene encoding Deoxycytidylate deaminase; translated protein: MIIALVGTPSAGKHTILEYLVAKHDFVRLDLARGAPSTAPSSLHTPADLGALSLGEPTTFASPDALLDYTTRNWQHNYVTTALSTHADVEPFLKRPFFLLVGVDGPLRSRFERERAKNAALTLDAFVDAHDALLNGSVAPPAPSRADGALAAPTPTQGKAPVGEVARLPTPSPAPTDLARVLALAHVTVFNRFPTVAELYAHLDKLDLLDEQRLRPGWDMYFMTLASLASHRSNCMKRRVGALLVRSKRIVSTGYNGTPRGTRNCNQGGCPRCNGPAKGGESLNACLCLHAEENALLEAGKERIGSDSIIYCNTCPCLLCSVKIVQCGVREVVYNQSYSMDEASARVLEEGGVVLRQLHMPNLML